A single genomic interval of Pyrus communis chromosome 7, drPyrComm1.1, whole genome shotgun sequence harbors:
- the LOC137740895 gene encoding F-box/LRR-repeat MAX2 homolog A, with protein MAPTINDLPEPILSTVITLVSDTRTRNSLSLVCKKFLSMERATRTSLTLRGNARDLHRIPICFTAVAQLDLSHLSPWGHTLLSPSAANTDPLLLAQRLRDAFPFVTSLTVYSRSPRIVQIVSHLWPGLRRVKLVRWHQRPQSPLGADFDPLFLACQSLSELDLSEFYYWTEDLPPVLESYPKVARSLTKLNLLTTSFTEGFKANEIISITAACPKLQHLLVACMFDPRYVGFVGEEALLSISTNCPELRVIHLIDTTSLANAHSEPDDDGFTAEDARVGRAALIDFFSGLPLLEELVLDVCKNVRDSGLALEVLGSKCPRLRALKLGQFHGICSAIGSELDGIALCAGLESLSIKNCADLTDMGLIEIARGCCKLAKFEVHGCKRITVKGLRTMACLLRKTLVDVSISCCKNLDAAASLRALEPIRDRIQRLHIDCVWEPEDGHGFDLDQVNVDDYVGDGIAVNRNGDDGGGYMDLNWAAEYENRSRKCKLGMDGECSYMPPSNGNGNGNGNGFWYGESWERLHYLSLWVGVGELLTPLPSVGLDDCPNLEEIQIRVEGDCWGRHRPTQRDFGLSCLAGYPCLSKMKLDCGDTVGYALTAPPGQMDLSPWERFFLTGIESLCLTELDYWPPQDRDVNQRSLWLPAAGLLSECVTLRKLFIHGTAHEHFMMFLVRNPSLRDVQLREDYYPAPENEMSTEMRVDSCCRFEDALNRRPILD; from the coding sequence ATGGCCCCCACCATCAATGACCTGCCGGAGCCCATACTCTCCACCGTCATCACCTTAGTTTCCGACACCCGGACCAGGAACTCGCTCTCCCTTGTGTGCAAAAAGTTCCTGAGCATGGAGAGGGCCACGCGCACATCCCTCACGCTCCGGGGCAACGCCCGTGACCTCCACAGGATCCCGATTTGCTTCACGGCAGTCGCCCAGCTCGACCTCTCACACTTATCCCCATGGGGCCACACTCTGCTCTCCCCCTCCGCCGCCAACACTGACCCTCTTCTCCTTGCCCAACGCCTCCGTGACGCCTTCCCATTCGTCACCTCACTCACAGTCTACTCCCGATCGCCCCGTATCGTCCAGATCGTCTCCCATTTGTGGCCGGGGTTGCGCCGCGTCAAGCTCGTCCGCTGGCATCAACGGCCCCAATCACCCCTCGGCGCCGACTTCGATCCTCTGTTCTTGGCCTGTCAGTCGCTCTCAGAGCTCGACTTGTCAGAGTTCTACTACTGGACGGAGGACCTCCCGCCGGTTCTGGAATCCTATCCCAAGGTGGCTCGATCTCTCACCAAGCTCAATCTCTTGACGACGTCGTTTACCGAGGGGTTCAAGGCCAACGAGATCATATCCATCACGGCGGCGTGTCCGAAACTGCAACATCTCCTGGTGGCGTGTATGTTCGATCCGAGATACGTAGGCTTCGTCGGCGAGGAGGCGCTCTTATCGATCTCCACGAACTGTCCGGAGCTCAGAGTCATTCATTTGATCGATACGACGTCGCTGGCCAACGCCCACAGCGAGCCAGATGACGACGGTTTCACCGCCGAAGACGCACGGGTCGGGCGCGCGGCGCTAATCGACTTCTTCTCGGGGCTTCCGCTGCTGGAAGAGTTGGTGCTGGATGTTTGTAAGAACGTGAGAGACAGTGGGTTGGCGCTGGAGGTGCTCGGGTCCAAATGCCCCAGGCTGAGGGCGCTCAAGCTGGGCCAGTTCCATGGGATTTGCTCGGCGATTGGGTCCGAGCTCGACGGCATTGCCTTATGTGCCGGGCTGGAGTCGCTGTCGATTAAGAACTGTGCCGATTTGACGGACATGGGGTTGATTGAGATTGCGAGAGGGTGTTGTAAATTGGCCAAGTTTGAGGTCCATGGATGTAAGAGAATAACGGTTAAAGGGTTGAGGACGATGGCCTGTTTGTTGAGGAAGACTTTGGTTGATGTCAGCATCTCTTGTTGCAAGAATTTGGATGCCGCGGCCTCGTTGCGGGCTCTGGAGCCCATTCGTGATCGGATTCAGCGCCTGCACATTGATTGCGTGTGGGAACCGGAGGATGGTCATGGCTTTGATCTGGATCAAGTAAATGTCGATGATTATGTTGGTGACGGCATTGCGGTGAATCGGAATGGTGATGATGGTGGCGGTTACATGGACTTGAATTGGGCAGCCGAGTACGAAAACAGAAGTAGGAAATGTAAGTTGGGGATGGATGGGGAGTGTTCCTATATGCCACCAAGCAATGGCAATGGCAATGGAAACGGAAATGGGTTTTGGTACGGTGAGAGCTGGGAGAGGCTGCATTATCTTTCGCTTTGGGTTGGGGTCGGTGAGCTGCTGACTCCGTTGCCGTCGGTGGGTCTCGATGATTGCCCCAATCTTGAGGAGATTCAGATTCGGGTTGAAGGGGATTGCTGGGGAAGGCACAGACCCACGCAGCGAGATTTCGGGTTGAGCTGCCTCGCAGGCTATCCTTGCCTGTCCAAGATGAAGTTGGATTGTGGTGACACGGTGGGTTATGCACTGACAGCCCCGCCAGGACAGATGGACCTTAGCCCCTGGGAGAGGTTCTTCCTGACTGGGATTGAAAGCTTGTGCCTAACGGAACTCGATTACTGGCCTCCGCAAGACCGGGACGTAAACCAAAGGAGTCTCTGGCTTCCGGCTGCGGGGCTGCTGTCGGAATGCGTGACATTGCGGAAGCTTTTCATCCACGGCACAGCTCATGAGCATTTCATGATGTTCCTCGTGAGAAACCCGAGCCTGAGGGATGTGCAGCTGAGGGAGGACTACTATCCGGCACCCGAAAATGAAATGAGTACGGAGATGAGAGTGGATTCGTGTTGTCGATTCGAAGATGCACTCAACCGGCGCCCAATCCTTGATTGA
- the LOC137740896 gene encoding uncharacterized protein → MEDGKEQRVDEGSENSSPQEEEVLKKKYGGIIPKKPPLISKDHERAYFDSADWALGKQGVEKPKGPLEALRPKLQPTQQQTRYRKSPCAPADGEDRGSAASEDTAATE, encoded by the exons ATGGAGGACGGCAAAGAGCAACGGGTGGATGAGGGGTCTGAAAATTCTTCCCCACAGGAG GAggaagttttaaagaaaaagtaTGGTGGAATCATTCCAAAAAAACCACCACTAATTTCGAAG GACCATGAACGTGCTTATTTTGATTCTGCTGATTGGGCACTTGGAAAG CAAGGGGTTGAGAAGCCAAAGGGACCACTTGAAGCCCTTCGGCCAAAACTACAG CCCACACAGCAGCAAACACGATACAGAAAGTCTCCTTGTGCTCCAGCAGATGGTGAAG ATCGAGGAAGTGCCGCTTCTGAGGATACAGCTGCCACTGAAtga